The following nucleotide sequence is from Aneurinibacillus soli.
TAAGAATGGGTAGTGTTAGCGACAACGCTGGCACTACCCATAATTTTATATTTTTTAAAGCGTATCCAGAATAGAGTAAAGCTCCTCTAAGTGTTTGATTTCATAATCAGGAATGACTTCATTTCGTTCCTTGTCGTGGCGGTTTATCCACACTGAATTTATACCGGCACGAGACGCACCCAAAATATCTGTCATTAAGTTATCACCGACCATAATTACTTCATCTTTTTGTAGGGACATCAGTGTTAACGCATGTTCGAAAATAGAAGGGTCAGGCTTACCTCTGCCAAATGCACCAGAGATTACAATATGATCAAAATATGGAACAAGCTCTGGAGTAATCTCCAATTTTGTATTTTGTAAATCAGGTGAACCGTTCGTTAAAAGCAAGAGTTGATACTTTCCTTTTAGTTCATTTAATACGTTGAACGTTTCTTCATATACAAATGGATTCTTCCTGCGCTCAACAGGGAATCGCTCTGCTAATTCATATCCAAATTCAGGATCGTCGATTCCAGCTGCTTTTAGTCCTCTTGTCCATGCTTCCTTGCGATATGCCGGGACAACTGCTTTTAACTTTTTAAAATTGTCATCATCATCTAAAAAATTACCCCATAATCCTTCAAATGGATTGATGCCGATCATTTGTGTAAAGGAATACGTTTCATAGGAAGAATAAAGTTCTCTTGCTTCTTTTCGTACAGCTTCCTCAAGTATTTCAGGATCAATATCATATTTTTTCTTTGCTGCAT
It contains:
- a CDS encoding HAD family hydrolase; the encoded protein is MIKAIIFDLDDTLLWDQKSVKEAFVATCNAAKKKYDIDPEILEEAVRKEARELYSSYETYSFTQMIGINPFEGLWGNFLDDDDNFKKLKAVVPAYRKEAWTRGLKAAGIDDPEFGYELAERFPVERRKNPFVYEETFNVLNELKGKYQLLLLTNGSPDLQNTKLEITPELVPYFDHIVISGAFGRGKPDPSIFEHALTLMSLQKDEVIMVGDNLMTDILGASRAGINSVWINRHDKERNEVIPDYEIKHLEELYSILDTL